A window from Festucalex cinctus isolate MCC-2025b chromosome 12, RoL_Fcin_1.0, whole genome shotgun sequence encodes these proteins:
- the LOC144031137 gene encoding hepatic sodium/bile acid cotransporter-like isoform X2 — MSSTMNVTAIYNEGNLSANGSVSILNIPPTLNNAINTFTVIILFITMISLGCTMEISKIKSHLLKPKGVAIAMVTQFGIMPLTAFTLAKSLKMDSVKAVTVLICGCCPGGNLSNIFTLALKGDMNLSIVMTTCSCIAALGLMPLLLLIYCQGFSGLENAVPYMGILSALTFTLVPCGMGILLNHYKPKYTPVVLKSGLSILIISSIIVFSLSGVAVKDMLWMILTADIIAVAVLMPLIGFILGYIMSAICRLSPKCSRTVSVETGCQNIQLCLAILKVAFPPEVIGPMFLFPLLYYTSQCAEALLLTVCFRCYEMVKSPTEETRIYTNVNVKQDEVKPPQCLGKLEENNKT, encoded by the exons ATGAGCTCCACAATGAATGTGACGGCCATCTACAATGAAGGGAACCTGTCTGCCAACGGGAGCGTGAGCATTCTCAACATACCACCAACACTCAACAACGCCATCAACACCTTCACCGTCATCATCCTCTTCATCACCATGATATCCCTCGGCTGCACCATGGAGATTTCCAAAATCAAGAGCCATCTGCTCAAGCCCAAGGGAGTAGCCATCGCCATGGTGACCCAGTTCGGCATCATGCCCTTGACTGCGTTCACACTTGCCAAATCGCTGAAGATGGATTCTGTCAAGGCGGTGACTGTGCTCATATGTGGCTGCTGCCCTGGAGGAAACCTATCTAACATCTTCACCTTGGCCCTAAAGGGTGACATGAATCTCAG TATTGTGATGACCACATGCTCCTGCATTGCAGCTCTGGGTCTGATGCCCCTGCTGCTTTTGATCTACTGCCAAGGGTTCAGCGGCCTGGAGAACGCAGTGCCCTACATGGGCATCCTCAGCGCTCTCACCTTCACCCTAGTGCCCTGCGGCATGGGCATCTTGCTCAATCACTACAAACCAAAATATACACCGGTGGTTCTGAAA TCCGGCCTGAGCATTCTGATCATCTCCAGCATCATCGTGTTCTCTTTGTCCGGTGTGGCGGTCAAAGACATGCTGTGGATGATCCTGACCGCCGACATTATTGCCGTGGCCGTTCTGATGCCCCTCATAGGCTTCATACTGGGATACATCATGTCCGCCATATGCAGACTCAGCCCAAA ATGCAGCAGGACCGTCTCCGTGGAAACAGGATGTCAGAACATCCAGCTGTGTTTGGCCATCTTGAAGGTGGCCTTTCCTCCAGAGGTGATCGGACCCATGTTCCTCTTTCCGTTGCTTTACTACACATCCCAGTGCGCCGAGGCTCTTCTCCTGACTGTGTGCTTCAGATGTTACGAAATGGTCAAGTCGCCAACTGAGG AAACAAGAATATATACGAACGTCAACGTGAAACAAGACGAGGTGAAACCGCCTCAGTGTCTGGGAAAGTTGgaggaaaataacaaaacatga
- the LOC144031137 gene encoding hepatic sodium/bile acid cotransporter-like isoform X1 codes for MSSTMNVTAIYNEGNLSANGSVSILNIPPTLNNAINTFTVIILFITMISLGCTMEISKIKSHLLKPKGVAIAMVTQFGIMPLTAFTLAKSLKMDSVKAVTVLICGCCPGGNLSNIFTLALKGDMNLSIVMTTCSCIAALGLMPLLLLIYCQGFSGLENAVPYMGILSALTFTLVPCGMGILLNHYKPKYTPVVLKSGLSILIISSIIVFSLSGVAVKDMLWMILTADIIAVAVLMPLIGFILGYIMSAICRLSPKCSRTVSVETGCQNIQLCLAILKVAFPPEVIGPMFLFPLLYYTSQCAEALLLTVCFRCYEMVKSPTEGKCDSCVNKNIYERQRETRRGETASVSGKVGGK; via the exons ATGAGCTCCACAATGAATGTGACGGCCATCTACAATGAAGGGAACCTGTCTGCCAACGGGAGCGTGAGCATTCTCAACATACCACCAACACTCAACAACGCCATCAACACCTTCACCGTCATCATCCTCTTCATCACCATGATATCCCTCGGCTGCACCATGGAGATTTCCAAAATCAAGAGCCATCTGCTCAAGCCCAAGGGAGTAGCCATCGCCATGGTGACCCAGTTCGGCATCATGCCCTTGACTGCGTTCACACTTGCCAAATCGCTGAAGATGGATTCTGTCAAGGCGGTGACTGTGCTCATATGTGGCTGCTGCCCTGGAGGAAACCTATCTAACATCTTCACCTTGGCCCTAAAGGGTGACATGAATCTCAG TATTGTGATGACCACATGCTCCTGCATTGCAGCTCTGGGTCTGATGCCCCTGCTGCTTTTGATCTACTGCCAAGGGTTCAGCGGCCTGGAGAACGCAGTGCCCTACATGGGCATCCTCAGCGCTCTCACCTTCACCCTAGTGCCCTGCGGCATGGGCATCTTGCTCAATCACTACAAACCAAAATATACACCGGTGGTTCTGAAA TCCGGCCTGAGCATTCTGATCATCTCCAGCATCATCGTGTTCTCTTTGTCCGGTGTGGCGGTCAAAGACATGCTGTGGATGATCCTGACCGCCGACATTATTGCCGTGGCCGTTCTGATGCCCCTCATAGGCTTCATACTGGGATACATCATGTCCGCCATATGCAGACTCAGCCCAAA ATGCAGCAGGACCGTCTCCGTGGAAACAGGATGTCAGAACATCCAGCTGTGTTTGGCCATCTTGAAGGTGGCCTTTCCTCCAGAGGTGATCGGACCCATGTTCCTCTTTCCGTTGCTTTACTACACATCCCAGTGCGCCGAGGCTCTTCTCCTGACTGTGTGCTTCAGATGTTACGAAATGGTCAAGTCGCCAACTGAGGGTAAATGTGACAGCTGCGT AAACAAGAATATATACGAACGTCAACGTGAAACAAGACGAGGTGAAACCGCCTCAGTGTCTGGGAAAGTTGgaggaaaataa